Proteins from a genomic interval of Heteronotia binoei isolate CCM8104 ecotype False Entrance Well chromosome 5, APGP_CSIRO_Hbin_v1, whole genome shotgun sequence:
- the BRD8 gene encoding bromodomain-containing protein 8 isoform X4, with protein MAAGTGKHKLLSAGPTEPWSIREKLCLASSVMRSGDQNWVSVSRAIKPFAEPGRPPDWFSQKHCASQYSELLETTETPKRKRGEKGEVVETVEDVIVRKLTAERVEELKKMIKEAQEKYRQLKRDAELIQAGHMDHRLEELYNDIVMKKRMEEEEAEVKRKATDAAYQARQAVKNPSRRVPGMMVRSPAGSTSPGGDYTLGDLSQPTVEEASPGVTPGTLPNTPVASFIGIPDTPMGSTSLDAPMTPVTDDSTQKKMLGQKATPPPSPLLSELLKKGSLLPTSPRLVGESEMTVVSGHTSSSGILLDVGGVLPVLHGSEMQLASTTVPASPAASGAPTLSRLLEAGPAQFTTSLASFSAVTSEPPAKLLPPPVESVSQTTIVTVPTLPAPAAVPPTAAPESVASVSQPNACVSMEALPDPHSVTVSMDSSEISMIIDSIKKECLGSGASVAVGTSKDHSMDGKEDLDLAEKMDIAVSYAGEEPSYTGEELDFETVGDIIAIIEDKVDDHPEVLDVAAVEAALSFCEEIEDPQSLTSPWEHPIQREHPIQQEHEKQNQIPQMTVTIKQERADCDESEAKGIRDLMSIVDLGTEIKTEPAEQEQIHLGPEEMTRTNEAPELRGHISENEQAGIAGVPSSEMEMESTKEEVHHSTVKTELPLDEETSSPHAPSASEDSSQTDLHHKYELSESMKEEAQALFESQMKDAQGEEDEEDGASEAASLEEPKEEDQGEGYLSEMDNEPPVSESDDGFSIHNAPLQSHTLADSIPSSPASSQFSVCSEDQEAIQAQKIWKKAIMLVWRAAANHRYANVFLQPVTDDIAPGYHSIVQRPMDLSTIKKNIENGLIRTTAEFQRDIMLMFQNAVMYNSSDHDVYHMAVEMQRDVLEQIQQFLATQLIMQTSESGISAKSLRGRDSTRKQDASEKDSVPMGSPAFLLSLFDGGTRGRRCAIEADMKMKK; from the exons AAGAAAGCGTGGTGAGAAAGGAGAAGTGGTGGAAACTGTGGAAGATGTTATTGTGAGAAAACTAACAGCAGAACGGGTTGAGGAGCTGAAGAAGATGATTAAGGAGGCACAAGAGAAGTACAG GCAGCTGAAGAGGGATGCAGAACTGATCCAGGCGGGGCACATGGACCACAGACTGGAGGAACTGTACAATGACATTGTGAT GAAAAAAAgaatggaggaagaggaggcagagGTGAAGAGGAAAGCTACTGATGCTGCTTATCAAG CTCGCCAGGCAGTTAAGAATCCATCACGAAGAGTACCAGGAATGATGGTCCGCTCTCCAGCAGGCTCAACTTCACCAGGAGGAGACTACACTCTAGGGGATTTGTCTCAGCCCACTGTGGAAGAGGCTAGTCCAGGG GTAACTCCAGGGACATTGCCCAACACCCCAGTTGCCTCCTTCATTGGGATCCCTGACACCCCTATGGGCTCCACCTCACTGGATGCCCCCATGACCCCAGTCACAGATGATTCAACCCAGAAAAAGATGCTAGGACAGAAAGCAactccgcctccttctcctctgctTTCAGAGCTGCTGAAGAAAGGCAGCCTCCTGCCCACAAGCCCCAGGCTG GTTGGTGAGAGTGAGATGACAGTGGTTTCTGGTCATACAAGTAGCTCTGGTATCCTCCTTGATGTGGGAGGGGTCCTTCCAGTGCTGCACGGTAGTGAAATGCAGTTAGCTTCTACGACTGTTCCTGCGTCTCCTGCTGCTTCTG GTGCTCCTACTCTTTCCCGCCTTTTAGAAGCTGGTCCAGCACAGTTCACCACATCGCTTGCTTCCTTTTCTGCTGTCACCAGTGAACCTCCAGCCAAACTTCTGCCTCCCCCTGTAGAATCTGTGTCTCAGACAACTATAGTCACGGTTCCCACACTACCAGCACCAGCTGCTGTGCCACCAACCGCCGCTCCTGAAAGTGTAGCGTCAG TGAGTCAGCCCAACGCATGTGTTTCCATGGAGGCATTGCCCGATCCTCACTCTGTGACAGTGTCAATGGACAGCAGTGAAATTTCCATGATCATTGATTCCATCAAGAAAGAATGCCTGGGCTCTGGGGCATCTGTTGCTGTAGGGACTTCCAAAGACCACAGCATGGATGGAAAGGAAGACCTTGATCTGGCTGAGAAGATGGATATTGCAGTTTCCTATGCAGGGGAGGAGCCTTCCTACACTGGAGAAGAACTGGACTTTGAGACTGTTGGGGATATCATAGCCATAATTGAGGACAAG GTGGATGACCATCCTGAAGTCTTGGATGTAGCAGCAGTTGAGGCTGCTTTGTCTTTTTGTGAAGAAATCGAAGATCCCCAGTCACTGACTAGTCCCTGGGAGCATCCAATCCAACGAGAACATCCAATCCAGCAGGAACATGAGAAACAGAATCAGATTCCTCAGATGACTGTGACCATAAAGCAAGAGAGAGCTGACTGTGATGAATCTGAAGCTAAGGGGATCAGAGATCTAATGAGCATTGTGGATCTGGGGACAGAAATAAAAACAGAGCCTGCAGAGCAAGAACAGATACATTTGGGCCCTGAGGAAATGACGAGAACAAATGAAGCCCCTGAATTGAGGGGCCACATCTCTGAAAATGAGCAGGCTGGAATTGCTGGTGTTCCAAGCTCTGAAATGGAGATGGAATCTACAAAGGAGGAAGTGCATCATagcacagtgaagacagag CTTCCCCTTGATGAAGAGACTTCCTCTCCCCATGCTCCAAGTGCAAGTGAAGACTCCTCACAGACAGACCTTCACCACAAATATGAGCTTTCAG aATCAATGAAGGAGGAAGCCCAAGCTCTTTTTGAGAGCCAGATGAAG GATGCTCAGGGTGAAGAGGATGAGGAGGATGGTGCCAGCGAGGCTGCCAGTCTGGAGGAACCCAAAGAGGAAGATCAGGGTGAGGGGTATCTTTCAGAAATGGACAATGAGCCCCCTGTGAGTGAGAGCGATGATGGCTTCAGTATCCATAATGCACCTTTGCAGTCTCACACACTGGCTGActccatccccagcagccctgccTCCTCACAGTT CTCTGTTTGTAGTGAGGATCAGGAGGCCATTCAAGCCCAGAAAATTTGGAAAAAAGCAATTATGCTGGTTTGGAGAGCGGCAGCCAATCACAG GTATGCCAATGTCTTCTTGCAGCCAGTGACTGATGATATAGCACCAGGATACCACAGTATTGTACAGAG GCCAATGGATTTAtcaaccattaaaaaaaatattgaaaatggGCTGATCCGGACCACAGCAGAGTTCCAACGAGATATCATGCTAATGTTCCAGAATGCTGTTATGTACAACAGTTCTGACCATGATGTGTACCACATGGCTGTGGAAATGCAGCGAGATGTCTTGGAGCAGATTCAG CAATTTCTAGCCACACAGCTGATCATGCAGACGTCTGAGTCTGGGATCAGTGCAAAAAGTCTGCGTGGACGAGATTCCACTCGGAAACAAGATGCTTCAGAGAAG GACAGTGTCCCCATGGGCTCTcctgctttcctcctttctctcttc GATGGAGGAACTAGAGGACGACGTTGTGCTATCGAAGCAGACATGAAGATGAAGAAATGA
- the BRD8 gene encoding bromodomain-containing protein 8 isoform X3, with translation MAAGTGKHKLLSAGPTEPWSIREKLCLASSVMRSGDQNWVSVSRAIKPFAEPGRPPDWFSQKHCASQYSELLETTETPKRKRGEKGEVVETVEDVIVRKLTAERVEELKKMIKEAQEKYRQLKRDAELIQAGHMDHRLEELYNDIVMKKRMEEEEAEVKRKATDAAYQARQAVKNPSRRVPGMMVRSPAGSTSPGGDYTLGDLSQPTVEEASPGVTPGTLPNTPVASFIGIPDTPMGSTSLDAPMTPVTDDSTQKKMLGQKATPPPSPLLSELLKKGSLLPTSPRLVGESEMTVVSGHTSSSGILLDVGGVLPVLHGSEMQLASTTVPASPAASGAPTLSRLLEAGPAQFTTSLASFSAVTSEPPAKLLPPPVESVSQTTIVTVPTLPAPAAVPPTAAPESVASGFHLTCHSCPVSQPNACVSMEALPDPHSVTVSMDSSEISMIIDSIKKECLGSGASVAVGTSKDHSMDGKEDLDLAEKMDIAVSYAGEEPSYTGEELDFETVGDIIAIIEDKVDDHPEVLDVAAVEAALSFCEEIEDPQSLTSPWEHPIQREHPIQQEHEKQNQIPQMTVTIKQERADCDESEAKGIRDLMSIVDLGTEIKTEPAEQEQIHLGPEEMTRTNEAPELRGHISENEQAGIAGVPSSEMEMESTKEEVHHSTVKTELPLDEETSSPHAPSASEDSSQTDLHHKYELSESMKEEAQALFESQMKDAQGEEDEEDGASEAASLEEPKEEDQGEGYLSEMDNEPPVSESDDGFSIHNAPLQSHTLADSIPSSPASSQFSVCSEDQEAIQAQKIWKKAIMLVWRAAANHRYANVFLQPVTDDIAPGYHSIVQRPMDLSTIKKNIENGLIRTTAEFQRDIMLMFQNAVMYNSSDHDVYHMAVEMQRDVLEQIQQFLATQLIMQTSESGISAKSLRGRDSTRKQDASEKDSVPMGSPAFLLSLFDGGTRGRRCAIEADMKMKK, from the exons AAGAAAGCGTGGTGAGAAAGGAGAAGTGGTGGAAACTGTGGAAGATGTTATTGTGAGAAAACTAACAGCAGAACGGGTTGAGGAGCTGAAGAAGATGATTAAGGAGGCACAAGAGAAGTACAG GCAGCTGAAGAGGGATGCAGAACTGATCCAGGCGGGGCACATGGACCACAGACTGGAGGAACTGTACAATGACATTGTGAT GAAAAAAAgaatggaggaagaggaggcagagGTGAAGAGGAAAGCTACTGATGCTGCTTATCAAG CTCGCCAGGCAGTTAAGAATCCATCACGAAGAGTACCAGGAATGATGGTCCGCTCTCCAGCAGGCTCAACTTCACCAGGAGGAGACTACACTCTAGGGGATTTGTCTCAGCCCACTGTGGAAGAGGCTAGTCCAGGG GTAACTCCAGGGACATTGCCCAACACCCCAGTTGCCTCCTTCATTGGGATCCCTGACACCCCTATGGGCTCCACCTCACTGGATGCCCCCATGACCCCAGTCACAGATGATTCAACCCAGAAAAAGATGCTAGGACAGAAAGCAactccgcctccttctcctctgctTTCAGAGCTGCTGAAGAAAGGCAGCCTCCTGCCCACAAGCCCCAGGCTG GTTGGTGAGAGTGAGATGACAGTGGTTTCTGGTCATACAAGTAGCTCTGGTATCCTCCTTGATGTGGGAGGGGTCCTTCCAGTGCTGCACGGTAGTGAAATGCAGTTAGCTTCTACGACTGTTCCTGCGTCTCCTGCTGCTTCTG GTGCTCCTACTCTTTCCCGCCTTTTAGAAGCTGGTCCAGCACAGTTCACCACATCGCTTGCTTCCTTTTCTGCTGTCACCAGTGAACCTCCAGCCAAACTTCTGCCTCCCCCTGTAGAATCTGTGTCTCAGACAACTATAGTCACGGTTCCCACACTACCAGCACCAGCTGCTGTGCCACCAACCGCCGCTCCTGAAAGTGTAGCGTCAG GCTTTCACTTGACTTGTCACTCTTGTCCAGTGAGTCAGCCCAACGCATGTGTTTCCATGGAGGCATTGCCCGATCCTCACTCTGTGACAGTGTCAATGGACAGCAGTGAAATTTCCATGATCATTGATTCCATCAAGAAAGAATGCCTGGGCTCTGGGGCATCTGTTGCTGTAGGGACTTCCAAAGACCACAGCATGGATGGAAAGGAAGACCTTGATCTGGCTGAGAAGATGGATATTGCAGTTTCCTATGCAGGGGAGGAGCCTTCCTACACTGGAGAAGAACTGGACTTTGAGACTGTTGGGGATATCATAGCCATAATTGAGGACAAG GTGGATGACCATCCTGAAGTCTTGGATGTAGCAGCAGTTGAGGCTGCTTTGTCTTTTTGTGAAGAAATCGAAGATCCCCAGTCACTGACTAGTCCCTGGGAGCATCCAATCCAACGAGAACATCCAATCCAGCAGGAACATGAGAAACAGAATCAGATTCCTCAGATGACTGTGACCATAAAGCAAGAGAGAGCTGACTGTGATGAATCTGAAGCTAAGGGGATCAGAGATCTAATGAGCATTGTGGATCTGGGGACAGAAATAAAAACAGAGCCTGCAGAGCAAGAACAGATACATTTGGGCCCTGAGGAAATGACGAGAACAAATGAAGCCCCTGAATTGAGGGGCCACATCTCTGAAAATGAGCAGGCTGGAATTGCTGGTGTTCCAAGCTCTGAAATGGAGATGGAATCTACAAAGGAGGAAGTGCATCATagcacagtgaagacagag CTTCCCCTTGATGAAGAGACTTCCTCTCCCCATGCTCCAAGTGCAAGTGAAGACTCCTCACAGACAGACCTTCACCACAAATATGAGCTTTCAG aATCAATGAAGGAGGAAGCCCAAGCTCTTTTTGAGAGCCAGATGAAG GATGCTCAGGGTGAAGAGGATGAGGAGGATGGTGCCAGCGAGGCTGCCAGTCTGGAGGAACCCAAAGAGGAAGATCAGGGTGAGGGGTATCTTTCAGAAATGGACAATGAGCCCCCTGTGAGTGAGAGCGATGATGGCTTCAGTATCCATAATGCACCTTTGCAGTCTCACACACTGGCTGActccatccccagcagccctgccTCCTCACAGTT CTCTGTTTGTAGTGAGGATCAGGAGGCCATTCAAGCCCAGAAAATTTGGAAAAAAGCAATTATGCTGGTTTGGAGAGCGGCAGCCAATCACAG GTATGCCAATGTCTTCTTGCAGCCAGTGACTGATGATATAGCACCAGGATACCACAGTATTGTACAGAG GCCAATGGATTTAtcaaccattaaaaaaaatattgaaaatggGCTGATCCGGACCACAGCAGAGTTCCAACGAGATATCATGCTAATGTTCCAGAATGCTGTTATGTACAACAGTTCTGACCATGATGTGTACCACATGGCTGTGGAAATGCAGCGAGATGTCTTGGAGCAGATTCAG CAATTTCTAGCCACACAGCTGATCATGCAGACGTCTGAGTCTGGGATCAGTGCAAAAAGTCTGCGTGGACGAGATTCCACTCGGAAACAAGATGCTTCAGAGAAG GACAGTGTCCCCATGGGCTCTcctgctttcctcctttctctcttc GATGGAGGAACTAGAGGACGACGTTGTGCTATCGAAGCAGACATGAAGATGAAGAAATGA
- the BRD8 gene encoding bromodomain-containing protein 8 isoform X9, producing the protein MAAGTGKHKLLSAGPTEPWSIREKLCLASSVMRSGDQNWVSVSRAIKPFAEPGRPPDWFSQKHCASQYSELLETTETPKRKRGEKGEVVETVEDVIVRKLTAERVEELKKMIKEAQEKYRQLKRDAELIQAGHMDHRLEELYNDIVMKKRMEEEEAEVKRKATDAAYQARQAVKNPSRRVPGMMVRSPAGSTSPGGDYTLGDLSQPTVEEASPGVGESEMTVVSGHTSSSGILLDVGGVLPVLHGSEMQLASTTVPASPAASGAPTLSRLLEAGPAQFTTSLASFSAVTSEPPAKLLPPPVESVSQTTIVTVPTLPAPAAVPPTAAPESVASVSQPNACVSMEALPDPHSVTVSMDSSEISMIIDSIKKECLGSGASVAVGTSKDHSMDGKEDLDLAEKMDIAVSYAGEEPSYTGEELDFETVGDIIAIIEDKVDDHPEVLDVAAVEAALSFCEEIEDPQSLTSPWEHPIQREHPIQQEHEKQNQIPQMTVTIKQERADCDESEAKGIRDLMSIVDLGTEIKTEPAEQEQIHLGPEEMTRTNEAPELRGHISENEQAGIAGVPSSEMEMESTKEEVHHSTVKTELPLDEETSSPHAPSASEDSSQTDLHHKYELSESMKEEAQALFESQMKDAQGEEDEEDGASEAASLEEPKEEDQGEGYLSEMDNEPPVSESDDGFSIHNAPLQSHTLADSIPSSPASSQFSVCSEDQEAIQAQKIWKKAIMLVWRAAANHRYANVFLQPVTDDIAPGYHSIVQRPMDLSTIKKNIENGLIRTTAEFQRDIMLMFQNAVMYNSSDHDVYHMAVEMQRDVLEQIQQFLATQLIMQTSESGISAKSLRGRDSTRKQDASEKDSVPMGSPAFLLSLFDGGTRGRRCAIEADMKMKK; encoded by the exons AAGAAAGCGTGGTGAGAAAGGAGAAGTGGTGGAAACTGTGGAAGATGTTATTGTGAGAAAACTAACAGCAGAACGGGTTGAGGAGCTGAAGAAGATGATTAAGGAGGCACAAGAGAAGTACAG GCAGCTGAAGAGGGATGCAGAACTGATCCAGGCGGGGCACATGGACCACAGACTGGAGGAACTGTACAATGACATTGTGAT GAAAAAAAgaatggaggaagaggaggcagagGTGAAGAGGAAAGCTACTGATGCTGCTTATCAAG CTCGCCAGGCAGTTAAGAATCCATCACGAAGAGTACCAGGAATGATGGTCCGCTCTCCAGCAGGCTCAACTTCACCAGGAGGAGACTACACTCTAGGGGATTTGTCTCAGCCCACTGTGGAAGAGGCTAGTCCAGGG GTTGGTGAGAGTGAGATGACAGTGGTTTCTGGTCATACAAGTAGCTCTGGTATCCTCCTTGATGTGGGAGGGGTCCTTCCAGTGCTGCACGGTAGTGAAATGCAGTTAGCTTCTACGACTGTTCCTGCGTCTCCTGCTGCTTCTG GTGCTCCTACTCTTTCCCGCCTTTTAGAAGCTGGTCCAGCACAGTTCACCACATCGCTTGCTTCCTTTTCTGCTGTCACCAGTGAACCTCCAGCCAAACTTCTGCCTCCCCCTGTAGAATCTGTGTCTCAGACAACTATAGTCACGGTTCCCACACTACCAGCACCAGCTGCTGTGCCACCAACCGCCGCTCCTGAAAGTGTAGCGTCAG TGAGTCAGCCCAACGCATGTGTTTCCATGGAGGCATTGCCCGATCCTCACTCTGTGACAGTGTCAATGGACAGCAGTGAAATTTCCATGATCATTGATTCCATCAAGAAAGAATGCCTGGGCTCTGGGGCATCTGTTGCTGTAGGGACTTCCAAAGACCACAGCATGGATGGAAAGGAAGACCTTGATCTGGCTGAGAAGATGGATATTGCAGTTTCCTATGCAGGGGAGGAGCCTTCCTACACTGGAGAAGAACTGGACTTTGAGACTGTTGGGGATATCATAGCCATAATTGAGGACAAG GTGGATGACCATCCTGAAGTCTTGGATGTAGCAGCAGTTGAGGCTGCTTTGTCTTTTTGTGAAGAAATCGAAGATCCCCAGTCACTGACTAGTCCCTGGGAGCATCCAATCCAACGAGAACATCCAATCCAGCAGGAACATGAGAAACAGAATCAGATTCCTCAGATGACTGTGACCATAAAGCAAGAGAGAGCTGACTGTGATGAATCTGAAGCTAAGGGGATCAGAGATCTAATGAGCATTGTGGATCTGGGGACAGAAATAAAAACAGAGCCTGCAGAGCAAGAACAGATACATTTGGGCCCTGAGGAAATGACGAGAACAAATGAAGCCCCTGAATTGAGGGGCCACATCTCTGAAAATGAGCAGGCTGGAATTGCTGGTGTTCCAAGCTCTGAAATGGAGATGGAATCTACAAAGGAGGAAGTGCATCATagcacagtgaagacagag CTTCCCCTTGATGAAGAGACTTCCTCTCCCCATGCTCCAAGTGCAAGTGAAGACTCCTCACAGACAGACCTTCACCACAAATATGAGCTTTCAG aATCAATGAAGGAGGAAGCCCAAGCTCTTTTTGAGAGCCAGATGAAG GATGCTCAGGGTGAAGAGGATGAGGAGGATGGTGCCAGCGAGGCTGCCAGTCTGGAGGAACCCAAAGAGGAAGATCAGGGTGAGGGGTATCTTTCAGAAATGGACAATGAGCCCCCTGTGAGTGAGAGCGATGATGGCTTCAGTATCCATAATGCACCTTTGCAGTCTCACACACTGGCTGActccatccccagcagccctgccTCCTCACAGTT CTCTGTTTGTAGTGAGGATCAGGAGGCCATTCAAGCCCAGAAAATTTGGAAAAAAGCAATTATGCTGGTTTGGAGAGCGGCAGCCAATCACAG GTATGCCAATGTCTTCTTGCAGCCAGTGACTGATGATATAGCACCAGGATACCACAGTATTGTACAGAG GCCAATGGATTTAtcaaccattaaaaaaaatattgaaaatggGCTGATCCGGACCACAGCAGAGTTCCAACGAGATATCATGCTAATGTTCCAGAATGCTGTTATGTACAACAGTTCTGACCATGATGTGTACCACATGGCTGTGGAAATGCAGCGAGATGTCTTGGAGCAGATTCAG CAATTTCTAGCCACACAGCTGATCATGCAGACGTCTGAGTCTGGGATCAGTGCAAAAAGTCTGCGTGGACGAGATTCCACTCGGAAACAAGATGCTTCAGAGAAG GACAGTGTCCCCATGGGCTCTcctgctttcctcctttctctcttc GATGGAGGAACTAGAGGACGACGTTGTGCTATCGAAGCAGACATGAAGATGAAGAAATGA
- the BRD8 gene encoding bromodomain-containing protein 8 isoform X8, producing the protein MAAGTGKHKLLSAGPTEPWSIREKLCLASSVMRSGDQNWVSVSRAIKPFAEPGRPPDWFSQKHCASQYSELLETTETPKRKRGEKGEVVETVEDVIVRKLTAERVEELKKMIKEAQEKYRQLKRDAELIQAGHMDHRLEELYNDIVMKKRMEEEEAEVKRKATDAAYQARQAVKNPSRRVPGMMVRSPAGSTSPGGDYTLGDLSQPTVEEASPGVTPGTLPNTPVASFIGIPDTPMGSTSLDAPMTPVTDDSTQKKMLGQKATPPPSPLLSELLKKGSLLPTSPRLVGESEMTVVSGHTSSSGILLDVGGVLPVLHGSEMQLASTTVPASPAASVSQPNACVSMEALPDPHSVTVSMDSSEISMIIDSIKKECLGSGASVAVGTSKDHSMDGKEDLDLAEKMDIAVSYAGEEPSYTGEELDFETVGDIIAIIEDKVDDHPEVLDVAAVEAALSFCEEIEDPQSLTSPWEHPIQREHPIQQEHEKQNQIPQMTVTIKQERADCDESEAKGIRDLMSIVDLGTEIKTEPAEQEQIHLGPEEMTRTNEAPELRGHISENEQAGIAGVPSSEMEMESTKEEVHHSTVKTELPLDEETSSPHAPSASEDSSQTDLHHKYELSESMKEEAQALFESQMKDAQGEEDEEDGASEAASLEEPKEEDQGEGYLSEMDNEPPVSESDDGFSIHNAPLQSHTLADSIPSSPASSQFSVCSEDQEAIQAQKIWKKAIMLVWRAAANHRYANVFLQPVTDDIAPGYHSIVQRPMDLSTIKKNIENGLIRTTAEFQRDIMLMFQNAVMYNSSDHDVYHMAVEMQRDVLEQIQQFLATQLIMQTSESGISAKSLRGRDSTRKQDASEKDSVPMGSPAFLLSLFDGGTRGRRCAIEADMKMKK; encoded by the exons AAGAAAGCGTGGTGAGAAAGGAGAAGTGGTGGAAACTGTGGAAGATGTTATTGTGAGAAAACTAACAGCAGAACGGGTTGAGGAGCTGAAGAAGATGATTAAGGAGGCACAAGAGAAGTACAG GCAGCTGAAGAGGGATGCAGAACTGATCCAGGCGGGGCACATGGACCACAGACTGGAGGAACTGTACAATGACATTGTGAT GAAAAAAAgaatggaggaagaggaggcagagGTGAAGAGGAAAGCTACTGATGCTGCTTATCAAG CTCGCCAGGCAGTTAAGAATCCATCACGAAGAGTACCAGGAATGATGGTCCGCTCTCCAGCAGGCTCAACTTCACCAGGAGGAGACTACACTCTAGGGGATTTGTCTCAGCCCACTGTGGAAGAGGCTAGTCCAGGG GTAACTCCAGGGACATTGCCCAACACCCCAGTTGCCTCCTTCATTGGGATCCCTGACACCCCTATGGGCTCCACCTCACTGGATGCCCCCATGACCCCAGTCACAGATGATTCAACCCAGAAAAAGATGCTAGGACAGAAAGCAactccgcctccttctcctctgctTTCAGAGCTGCTGAAGAAAGGCAGCCTCCTGCCCACAAGCCCCAGGCTG GTTGGTGAGAGTGAGATGACAGTGGTTTCTGGTCATACAAGTAGCTCTGGTATCCTCCTTGATGTGGGAGGGGTCCTTCCAGTGCTGCACGGTAGTGAAATGCAGTTAGCTTCTACGACTGTTCCTGCGTCTCCTGCTGCTTCTG TGAGTCAGCCCAACGCATGTGTTTCCATGGAGGCATTGCCCGATCCTCACTCTGTGACAGTGTCAATGGACAGCAGTGAAATTTCCATGATCATTGATTCCATCAAGAAAGAATGCCTGGGCTCTGGGGCATCTGTTGCTGTAGGGACTTCCAAAGACCACAGCATGGATGGAAAGGAAGACCTTGATCTGGCTGAGAAGATGGATATTGCAGTTTCCTATGCAGGGGAGGAGCCTTCCTACACTGGAGAAGAACTGGACTTTGAGACTGTTGGGGATATCATAGCCATAATTGAGGACAAG GTGGATGACCATCCTGAAGTCTTGGATGTAGCAGCAGTTGAGGCTGCTTTGTCTTTTTGTGAAGAAATCGAAGATCCCCAGTCACTGACTAGTCCCTGGGAGCATCCAATCCAACGAGAACATCCAATCCAGCAGGAACATGAGAAACAGAATCAGATTCCTCAGATGACTGTGACCATAAAGCAAGAGAGAGCTGACTGTGATGAATCTGAAGCTAAGGGGATCAGAGATCTAATGAGCATTGTGGATCTGGGGACAGAAATAAAAACAGAGCCTGCAGAGCAAGAACAGATACATTTGGGCCCTGAGGAAATGACGAGAACAAATGAAGCCCCTGAATTGAGGGGCCACATCTCTGAAAATGAGCAGGCTGGAATTGCTGGTGTTCCAAGCTCTGAAATGGAGATGGAATCTACAAAGGAGGAAGTGCATCATagcacagtgaagacagag CTTCCCCTTGATGAAGAGACTTCCTCTCCCCATGCTCCAAGTGCAAGTGAAGACTCCTCACAGACAGACCTTCACCACAAATATGAGCTTTCAG aATCAATGAAGGAGGAAGCCCAAGCTCTTTTTGAGAGCCAGATGAAG GATGCTCAGGGTGAAGAGGATGAGGAGGATGGTGCCAGCGAGGCTGCCAGTCTGGAGGAACCCAAAGAGGAAGATCAGGGTGAGGGGTATCTTTCAGAAATGGACAATGAGCCCCCTGTGAGTGAGAGCGATGATGGCTTCAGTATCCATAATGCACCTTTGCAGTCTCACACACTGGCTGActccatccccagcagccctgccTCCTCACAGTT CTCTGTTTGTAGTGAGGATCAGGAGGCCATTCAAGCCCAGAAAATTTGGAAAAAAGCAATTATGCTGGTTTGGAGAGCGGCAGCCAATCACAG GTATGCCAATGTCTTCTTGCAGCCAGTGACTGATGATATAGCACCAGGATACCACAGTATTGTACAGAG GCCAATGGATTTAtcaaccattaaaaaaaatattgaaaatggGCTGATCCGGACCACAGCAGAGTTCCAACGAGATATCATGCTAATGTTCCAGAATGCTGTTATGTACAACAGTTCTGACCATGATGTGTACCACATGGCTGTGGAAATGCAGCGAGATGTCTTGGAGCAGATTCAG CAATTTCTAGCCACACAGCTGATCATGCAGACGTCTGAGTCTGGGATCAGTGCAAAAAGTCTGCGTGGACGAGATTCCACTCGGAAACAAGATGCTTCAGAGAAG GACAGTGTCCCCATGGGCTCTcctgctttcctcctttctctcttc GATGGAGGAACTAGAGGACGACGTTGTGCTATCGAAGCAGACATGAAGATGAAGAAATGA